A genomic window from Candidatus Krumholzibacteriota bacterium includes:
- the coaE gene encoding dephospho-CoA kinase (Dephospho-CoA kinase (CoaE) performs the final step in coenzyme A biosynthesis.): protein MRQPLIVVTGGIASGKSTVARVMADRGGVLLDADELAHRALDEPGFRESIVGAFGEGVLTRTGRVSRTRLGRLVFAEDGRLETLNRFVKPFVKQIIEDEVARLAPGDRYIVLDAVLFFQYTFTFGADLSILTTAPEETRIRRMIRRDGLTPAEARERIDRQRPLEEGWRQADVVIDTGGPKSRMIAAAEKVRDRFLSPDGGRRTIRWKTDRR from the coding sequence GTGAGACAGCCCCTGATCGTCGTCACCGGCGGGATCGCGTCGGGAAAGTCGACCGTGGCGCGCGTCATGGCGGACAGGGGCGGCGTCCTTCTCGACGCCGACGAGCTGGCCCACCGGGCGCTCGACGAGCCCGGATTCCGGGAGAGCATCGTCGGGGCGTTCGGCGAGGGAGTGCTGACGCGGACCGGGCGCGTCTCCCGCACGCGGCTCGGCCGCCTCGTCTTCGCCGAGGACGGCCGTCTCGAGACGCTGAACCGCTTCGTCAAGCCCTTCGTCAAGCAGATCATCGAGGACGAGGTGGCCCGTCTGGCCCCGGGGGATCGGTACATAGTCCTTGATGCGGTCCTGTTTTTCCAGTATACATTCACATTCGGAGCCGACCTGAGCATCCTGACGACCGCGCCGGAGGAGACCAGGATCCGGCGGATGATCCGCAGGGACGGGCTCACGCCCGCCGAGGCGCGAGAGCGGATCGATCGGCAGCGGCCGCTCGAGGAGGGCTGGCGGCAAGCGGACGTGGTGATCGACACGGGCGGGCCGAAATCCCGGATGATCGCCGCGGCCGAGAAGGTGCGCGACCGGTTTCTTTCGCCCGACGGCGGGAGGAGGACGATCCGATGGAAGACAGACCGACGATGA
- the polA gene encoding DNA polymerase I → MTLFLLDGHALAYRAYYAFARSPLTNSRGENTGAVFGFARYLIQLRRRYEPTHLAAAFDAGGETERHRLYPEYKANRKKMPDDMRSQLPVIHRLLDAMGIPVFAERGYEADDILATATARALERDMDVKIVTGDKDMLQLLSKRVHMIRPSKGTNLEDEVGPAYCEERYGLDPARIVDLLALMGDASDNVPGVRGIGEKTALRLLHEFGSLEAILERTDEIDPVHVRRRIEEGREQALLSRRLVLLAEVPLDVDIERCRAGEQDDETLADLLLDLEFHGIVKELGLGSRAPEGERYLLVGEEGLEDLAGELRRAGLFAVDTETTSLDAMSAQAVGISFATEPGRAWYVPVAAKSGEAGGGLFENGGGEGAAPERVRAILGPVLADRSLAKIGHNLKYDILVLEGAGMPVAGELFDTMVASYVLEPDKRSHSLDNLALELCRHRMIPYAELFAKGDRSRDILTVPVERLRDYSCEDADYTFRLRNIFDAALDEAGARPLFREVEMPLVGVLARMEREGMGIDTSVLETLSLQTAAEIETLTAKIHELAGVEFNINSGKQLQEILFTRLGLSPVRKTKTGFSTDVDVLTELAAEHPIAGMLLEYRQLVKLSGTYIDALPRLVNERTGRIHTSFNQAVASTGRLSSSNPNLQNIPVRTPLGRMIRGAFVPRPGNIMLDADYSQIELRIMAHLSGDDELVRAFRDGADVHTRTAAQIHGVAPEEVTREMRARAKTINFGVMYGLGARGLARQLGIGTDEAKTFIEEYFATHGGIARWIGTARESARERGYAETLLGRRRALPDMDSKDGRLRSFSERIAVNMPIQGTAADMIKVAMIRLDRHIREGELASRMVLQVHDELVFDVVPDELEALEEAVRRIMASAIELDVPVVVDAGSGANWLEAHP, encoded by the coding sequence GTGACGCTCTTCCTCCTCGACGGGCACGCCCTGGCCTACCGCGCGTACTACGCGTTCGCGCGTTCCCCGCTCACCAACTCCCGCGGCGAGAACACCGGCGCGGTCTTCGGATTCGCCCGGTATCTCATCCAGCTGCGGCGGCGATACGAGCCGACGCATCTCGCCGCCGCGTTCGACGCGGGCGGGGAGACCGAGCGGCACCGCCTCTATCCGGAGTACAAGGCGAACCGGAAGAAGATGCCCGACGACATGAGAAGCCAGCTTCCCGTAATACACCGGCTCCTCGACGCGATGGGGATACCGGTGTTCGCGGAGCGGGGGTACGAGGCGGACGACATCCTCGCGACGGCGACGGCCAGGGCGCTCGAGCGCGACATGGACGTCAAGATCGTGACGGGGGACAAGGACATGCTGCAGCTCCTCTCGAAGCGCGTGCACATGATCCGGCCCTCGAAGGGGACGAATCTCGAGGACGAGGTCGGCCCGGCGTACTGCGAGGAGCGGTACGGGCTCGATCCCGCGCGGATCGTCGATCTCCTCGCCCTCATGGGGGACGCTTCCGACAACGTGCCGGGCGTGCGGGGGATCGGGGAGAAGACGGCGTTGCGGTTGCTTCACGAGTTCGGCTCCCTGGAAGCGATACTCGAGCGGACCGACGAGATCGACCCCGTCCACGTGCGGCGCAGGATCGAGGAGGGCCGGGAGCAGGCGCTGCTCTCCAGGCGCCTCGTCCTCCTCGCCGAGGTGCCGCTCGACGTCGACATCGAGCGTTGCCGGGCGGGCGAGCAGGACGACGAGACGCTCGCCGATCTCCTCCTCGATCTCGAGTTCCACGGGATCGTGAAGGAGCTCGGTCTCGGTTCGAGGGCGCCGGAGGGGGAACGGTACCTCCTCGTCGGCGAGGAGGGGCTGGAGGATCTCGCCGGCGAACTGCGCCGCGCGGGCCTCTTCGCCGTCGACACCGAGACGACCTCGCTCGACGCGATGTCGGCCCAGGCCGTCGGCATCTCCTTCGCGACGGAGCCGGGACGTGCGTGGTACGTTCCCGTGGCGGCGAAAAGCGGCGAAGCAGGCGGGGGCCTCTTCGAGAACGGCGGTGGAGAGGGGGCCGCACCCGAACGCGTCCGAGCGATCCTCGGCCCCGTGCTCGCCGACCGGTCGCTCGCAAAGATCGGGCACAACCTCAAGTACGACATCCTCGTGCTCGAGGGGGCGGGAATGCCGGTCGCCGGCGAGCTCTTCGACACGATGGTCGCCTCGTACGTCCTCGAGCCGGACAAGCGCTCGCATTCCCTGGACAACCTCGCGCTCGAGCTGTGCCGCCACCGCATGATTCCCTACGCGGAGCTCTTCGCGAAAGGCGACCGCTCGCGCGACATCCTGACCGTGCCCGTGGAGCGGCTCCGCGACTACTCGTGCGAGGACGCCGATTACACCTTCCGACTCCGGAACATCTTCGACGCCGCGCTCGACGAGGCCGGCGCCCGACCGCTCTTCCGCGAGGTCGAGATGCCCCTCGTCGGCGTGCTGGCAAGGATGGAGCGGGAGGGGATGGGGATCGACACGTCGGTGCTCGAAACGCTTTCCCTGCAAACCGCCGCGGAGATCGAAACGCTGACGGCGAAGATCCACGAACTGGCAGGCGTGGAGTTCAACATCAACTCCGGCAAGCAGCTCCAGGAGATCCTCTTCACGCGCCTCGGCCTGTCGCCCGTACGGAAGACGAAGACCGGCTTCTCGACCGACGTCGACGTGCTCACCGAGCTCGCCGCGGAGCATCCGATCGCCGGGATGCTCCTCGAGTACCGGCAGCTCGTCAAGCTCTCCGGCACCTACATCGACGCCCTGCCCAGGCTCGTCAACGAGCGCACCGGCCGGATACACACCTCCTTCAACCAGGCGGTGGCCTCGACGGGACGTCTCTCCTCGAGCAACCCGAATCTCCAGAACATCCCCGTCCGCACGCCGCTCGGACGGATGATCCGCGGCGCCTTCGTCCCGCGGCCCGGCAACATCATGCTCGACGCCGATTATTCGCAGATCGAGCTCAGGATCATGGCGCATCTCTCTGGCGACGACGAACTGGTCCGCGCCTTCCGCGACGGGGCCGACGTCCACACGCGGACCGCCGCGCAAATACACGGCGTGGCCCCGGAAGAGGTGACGCGCGAGATGCGGGCCCGCGCGAAGACGATCAATTTCGGGGTGATGTACGGGCTCGGCGCGCGGGGGCTCGCCCGCCAGCTCGGCATCGGCACGGATGAGGCGAAAACCTTCATCGAGGAGTATTTCGCCACGCACGGGGGGATCGCCAGGTGGATCGGGACGGCACGGGAATCCGCGCGCGAGCGGGGTTACGCCGAGACGCTGCTCGGCAGGCGCCGCGCCCTGCCCGACATGGACTCGAAGGACGGCCGCCTCCGCTCCTTTTCCGAGCGGATCGCGGTCAACATGCCGATCCAGGGGACGGCGGCGGACATGATCAAGGTGGCGATGATACGCCTCGACCGGCATATCCGGGAAGGGGAACTCGCCAGCCGCATGGTTTTGCAGGTGCACGACGAACTGGTCTTCGACGTCGTCCCCGACGAGCTCGAGGCCCTCGAGGAAGCCGTCCGACGGATCATGGCGTCGGCGATCGAGCTCGACGTGCCCGTCGTCGTCGACGCCGGCTCGGGAGCGAACTGGCTGGAGGCACATCCGTGA